The nucleotide sequence TGCTGAAGCAaaactctttatttatttatttatgtttcaTGAGGACATTTGCTGCGTTAGCGAAAGAGTGTGCGCACTTCTTTGCCCATAAGACCAAAATACGAACTCTCCTGAAATTTTTGCAAACAAAGCAACGGTGTGCAGTTGTGCGCCCTGCCCACCCAGGTTTGATGCCAAAGATTGACCCAGTTGTGCGCAATGGGTTTGTCTCTATTTGTCGCCTCTTCCCATTCGTGTAGTGACTGAGTTTTTTCTTCCCTATTTAATTTTCCTTTTGGGTAAAAAGGGAAGATGATGGCAACACACTTCTCAAGTTCCATCACGTGATATATTTGTTTGAAAATTCCAACATAAAAGGCGATGTAACCTTATATTCGAAATGATAGTGGCGAGCCGCGTATAGGCTGTTTGATGCCTGACTCGGAAGGTTAACTGACCCTCTATGATAGCATTTGGCATACAGAGTTTAACTTAAACTAGAAGCGGTCACGTGCCTTGCCACGCTGCTTTTTGCTGTGGGCTCCACTTTGTCAGTGAGCATAATGAAGGAAGGCAGTGCAGAGCAGCAGAAGGCACTGCACAGTGCAACCCCTCCCTCGCCGAGCAACCCGCACGCCCCCTCTCGGCCACACCCACAACCCGGAAGAAAGCGGCTTACAAAGGCCAAACATCATCTGACAACCGGGTCCCACATGGTACCGCAGCCCGGATTCAGATAGAGCCCCCTAGAGCTCCATTTCCATGGTGCTTAGTGATCCCTCCGTTCTACTTCCcccgtcctaaaattcttgtcttagatttgtctacatacggatgtatctattcacatttagataaatctaagacaggAATTTTGAGACGGAGAGAGTATAATATTAaagcatttttgacactacacttaTCTGTAAAGACAATACCTGAAATCAATAATAGAGTGGTAATCGTTAATCAATAGGAGATGTTCATTTAGTGTTGTTGTCATGGACATGGTATGTTCCCTTAATTCTGAAATCCTTCTTCTGCATAACCCGTCTCTACTCAGGGTACATGGATATCTAAAAATAGTTTGACTTGCCAAACGAACAGGCAGTAGGAAGGCCTTCGTATTAGGATATGCACAAGAGTCCGTGCTGACCCATCTTTCACGCACCTTATTACTAAAAAAATGATGTTTGATGCAACAAGTGTGTTGGACACAGTTTGCATACATCACAAACACTTGGTCAGAAGTTTGGGTTTTGAAACCTATTACGCTACCATGGTTCCCGGTAGAAGTTGCTATCATGCCCTGAAGGAGGAAATGACAGTTTTGACTAGCAGCTAGTACAATCCAAGAAACCATTACTTGCGACTCCCATCCCTTGAATAAACCAGCCTTTTGTTTATGATTCCAGACGTGGTCCCATCTTTCTTCCATTTCAATCTGTTAATTTCATAGATTTAAGACTCCAAACTGGTCTATGCATATCGCTGTCGTTGCGTCGGTTCCGACTGAAACACAAGAGATTGATCCTGTACATATGTTATTGCAGACGTTGTTGTCTTGCAAGTTGTAACTGATGGTAATTGGCATGAATGAATCAGAAAGCTGTAACTGATTGATATTGTTTCCTGACAGCGTGCGGGTTCAAGCTGGCCGCGGCGGCGTACGGCGTGTTCGGCATCGACTACGAGGGCCATGGCAAGTCCATGGGCGCCAGATGCTACATTCAGAAGTTCGACCACCTCGTCGCCGACTGTGACCGCTTCTTCAAGTCCATCTGCGGTAGAAATCACCTTTCAATTCCACCTGGATTCCATATGAACATGTTTGGGGTTTGGTTGATCAAACGGACGACTGAACCAGATGCTGCATTCTGCTTGCAGACATGGAGGAGTACCGGAGCAAGAGGCGGTTCCTGTACGGCGAGTCCATGGGCGGCGCCGTGGCTCTGCTGCTGCACAGGAAGGACACGGCCTTCTGGGACGGCGCCGTCCTCGTGGCGCCCATGTGCAAGGTGCTGCACATCAGCCTACCGCAATGGACTTGAACTGCAATGCCTGCCTCTGCCTGCTAGCTCAAATGCAGGTTGTTGCTTTTGGTGGTGCAGATATCGGAGAAGGTGAAGCCGCATCCGGTGGTGGTGACCCTCCTGACGCAGGTGGAGGAGCTCATCCCGACCTGGAAGATCGTCCCAACCAAGGACGTCATCGACTCCGCCTTCAAGGACCCCGTCAAGCGCGAAAAGATCAGGAGGAACAAGCTCATCTACCAGGACAAGCCGCGGCTCAAGACGGCGCTGGAGCTGCTGAGGACCAGCATGGACGTCGAGGACAGCCTGTCCGAGGTCAGGATGCCCTTCTTCATCCTGCACGGCGAGGCGGACACCGTGACCGACCCGGAGGTCAGCCGCGCGCTGTACGACCGGGCCGCCAGCGCCGACAAGACCATCAAGCTCTACCCGGGGATGTGGCACGGCCtcaccgccggcgagcccgacgacAATGTGGAGCTGGTCTTTGCCGACATCGTCGCTTGGCTCGACAAGCGCAGCCATCACCGCAAGCCTGAACGCGGCGGCCGGGTAACAAGCGCCCCGTCGGAACCTGCAAGGTACCAACGGCGGCCTGTTTCCGGCAGCACCGGCATGGACAGCCCGGTGTCGATGcctcggcggcgaggcggcttccTCTGCGGGCAATGTAGAATGTAAACATGGAACTGTTTGCAAGGAAAAAGAAGCAGCAGATGATGAAAGCATGTAAATAGTGCGCTGCACGAATGCTCAGTAAACTGAATAAAGTTTTGCTCCACTCTAAAGTTCTCTTGTGTTCTAGAGAGAGATTGGCTTCCTGAAGCAGCTGGGAGGATGCACATTTCTGAAACAACATGTAATTTATACCATATAATACTATCATCTCAATCAACAAAGAATTAGAAGATCCAGATTTTTATATATCCAACAATCCAACTGGGATGTGTGTCCGTATAGCTGAGACGGGCGGAAAAGGCGACGACAAAAatgaataacattacatcaacaaCCAAGGTATTTAGCAGTAAAACTCTCAACGACTACGTGCCCATAGCTCTGTCAGTGGGGTGATTAACCAAGAAGCAAGCTAGAAGCAGGCCACCAAAATTTCAAAGTATAGTACTCCGGTCTACTCTTTACTGGCcttcggtggcggtggcggcgctatcttGGTCCCCGAAGATCCGCTTGCGGAAGTCGGTGACCATGAGGGGAAGACCGTCACGGAGGGCGATCTTCGGCTCCCACCCGAGCTGCTCCTTGGCCTTGGTGATATCTGGCTTGCGCTTGTGCGGGTCGTCCTGGGTGTTCTCACGGAACTCGATCCGTGCATTCGGGTCGATGGTGTCCTGGACAACCTTGGCCAGCTCTAGCATGGTGAACTCACCAGGGTTACCCAAGTTGAATGGCCCTATGTGGTCACCTTCCATCAGCCTCATCAACCCCTCAACCTGGAAGAGGGCTATTTTAGAAAGCGCATTCCAGATAGCATTGCTACAATTTATATATTCATTTGTTCATGGTTAGAGATGACCTACCAAATCAGAAACGTATTGGAAACTTCTGGTCTGCTTGCCATCGCCGTAAACCGTCAAAGGCTCCTTCCTTAGCGCCTGCCATTATATTAACATAGAGCATTTGGGTGTTAGTTCAGGAATGAAAAATAAACTTGCGGTTTTTAAACTAGCAGAGCAACAGCACTGTATGTTTACCTGAGCAACAAAGTTGCTGACAACACGGCCATCGTCAATGCACATGCGCGGGCCATAGGTGTTAAAGATCCGAGCAATCCTAACCTGAATAGTGAATGCAACAAAATACACCAATCACTACACATACAGACCTATTTTTATATGGATGGAATGGAAAATTCAGTGCTTGCAACAATATAGTATAACACATGACAAAATACCTCAAGGTTGGCACCGCGGTGGTAGTCCATGGTCAAGGTTTCAGCTGTACGCTTGCCCTCATCGTAGCAACTCCTGACACCTGTTGCCCAGagaaacatacatacatacacatcaGTGGAGAATGAGAGTAATACGTTCTATATGTAACGAATTTAAACAGTACATGACAAATGCATTCATACAAAATGGAGCAGCGACTATCTGTAGCTATCTAGCCCAACAAACTTCCCTCCTTTTATGCGTGTTCTCTTAATTGTTTTAAGTGTCTTGGTTGGTGAATGTTTGGTCAAGAGCAAGCATAGTTTTGCCCCACCTTCTTCCTTCACTAAGAAGGGATCAAGATCCACCATGTGGCACATTTCACCTACCAGAATTGTCCCTTTCTGGCAGAAAGAATCAAACCACGCAGGAGGCTACCCCCATCTAGATTCCACGGGCGGCATCTCCGGCTAGTAAGATTCCAACACCCCATTCCCCAAATTGAGTAAACGAGGATTTCTGGTTATAACAGTAACCTTCAGCTCAAGAACATTTCTATTTTCAAAACCTCATCACTGCTCTCCTTGTGCTTCCTTCTTCtgtaatactactactagtagataTAACCCAACTGGCAATATGTTTTTTTTTCTATTCTCAATCCACCCCCTCAATCAAAATCACTCGAAACTACTTCCAAAACTACTCTTGAGTAAAACTAGGACAACCCCAAATCCATGTTCAGCATACCTACCCCCAATATCATACGGAAGTGTGAAATGTAATGAACGTGAGTCCAGAAGACCAGAAACATCATTAGTTTGGTACCAACAGTCCCTACCACGCAAAGACTGGGCAGCTTCTACTATGCATGATCCAACTTGGATCTACTTTTTTTTGCTAACCTCGTGTAACAATAAGCAAAATCATCATGATAGATCTGGTACACTAATGAGACACCTAACACCATCACACTTAAGAATGAGCTGGAGGAGTATTATTGAGGAGAGTTCTTACCGATGGGGTTGACATTGCCCCAGTAGGTCTCCACCTGAGGGTGCTGGAGGGGATCACCATAGACCTCACTGGTGCTGGTGAGGAGGAACCTGGCGCCGATCCTCTTGGCCAGTCCAAGCATGTTGAGTGTACCAACCACATTGGTCTTGTGCCATCTCGAAGGTTAAGGATCACACGGACCATTTCCAAAGGAACACGCAATATTGCACATCATAATAACTTGGTTGTTGGACTAAAACCTCCAAAAGGTTGTTGCAAAAGTACGCAACAGGAAGGTCATGTGAACTGATCAGTAAGCAAAGTTGCTTAGCGGAAAAAGGGACAGCTCCCACTTGGATCTCACGTTTAAGCTGTACTCTCTTTATGTCAGAGTTAAGCTAGCTCTACAGCTCAACCAGATACAAGCACAATGCAAGTTTGCTTTCGCTTTTGCCTTTTTCTCTCCTCCAATTACTGGATCATAAAGTAAAGTAAACTGGTCTAGGGATGCCACATCTAGAAAATCTGATGATAGAATCAACTTTTACTATGGCTGTGTGCATCATGTGATGCAGAGGCCTCGCTTGTTCTCCTATCAAGATTGGCAGATCCTACTAACCCAAGTGTTTGATTGAACTAAACACTAGTCGACGCATTCGCATGCTGCAAAACAGAGTAATTTTCATGGTGGAGGAAACGGTAACTCGGATCAAGCTCTGGTCTTCCTCAACACCACGATGCGCGGAAAGCTCCAAAATTCACCGCGAAACGTGGCGCAAATCCCGAGCTCCACGCACCCAAAAATCCCCCTTGCAATCGCAGATTCCCAATCCAGAAATGCGCACGGGATTTACCCAGATGTGCAGCAAGCGGCAGAGCTGCGCAAAAGAACAGGACCCTTGTACCGCAAATATCTCCCAACCAGTAAAATGCAGGGAAATAAAAATCAGCGATCACGAGAAGCCAGGAAAAGTCAAAGCATCGAGATCCAAGCAGTTGAGCTTTGAATTAGAAGAAAAAAGGATATGATAGTCTTGACGGGGTTGTACTTGTAGTGGACGGGGGATGCGGGGCAGGCAAGATGGTAGATCTGGTCGACCTCGAGGAGGATGGGctcgacgacgtcgtggcggatcATCTCGAAGTTGGGGTTGCCGAAGTGGTGCATCACGTTCTCCTTGCGGCCCGTGAAGAGGTTGTCCACCACGATCACGCTGTCGCCGCGCGCCACCAGGCGGTCCACCAGGTGGCTGCCCACGAAGCCGGCGCCGCCGGTGACGAGGACGCGCAGGCCCTTCCGCTTGAGCCCCAGGGGCACCTTTCCGGCCACGAACTGGCGGCCAGGGTTGTGCGCGGCGGGGTCGACGGAGAAGCGGGTGAGCGCGCCGGAGACGCGTCCGGAGGAGGAGTAGGGGGCGGCggtgccggagccggagccggagggggcggcgaggcagaagatggcggcggcgacgagcaTGCCGACGAGGGCGAAGAGCGGGCGGTGCTCGGCCGCGGCGTagcgggcggcgcggggcagccACGCGAGCGGCTTGGAGCTGGCGGGCTTCGGGGAGGAGTACtcgccggcggcgccggcggcgcccGCGGACGGGGACGCGGCCCCGCCGCGGTACGTGAGCTCGGACGCCATCTCCGGTGGCGTGGCCGGAGAAGTGTAGGGGCCCCCCGTGTAAGAGGAAGCGCGAGCAGGGACCTCGCCGCAGGTTTGTGTCGGTAAGGGCGCGGGGTGAGGTGCGTGTCAGAGGTGGGAGAGCGAGGTATTTATGCTGCGGGCGGGGTGGGAGGCGCCGCGTGGGACCCGACCCGTTGGAGGCGATCGATCGAGATCgacggtgcggtgcggtgcggtgctGCGTGGGTTTGACTACGGGGAGGCCGGCGAGATTAGGTGGTGGTGCGGCGGCCGGGTGTGAGCGTGTCACCTCATCGCCAGGGTCTCCGTCGGCGGCTAGCTGGCCTGGCCTGCCGACCGGTTCTACGATTTTTTTCTGAGAGGTGCCGATCGGTTCTACGAAAATAACCCTTTTTTCTTTGAGAAAACCACTATAGAACTTCACCGGTTTATCCGTTTCTTTAGATATACATAGGTTTTTTTAGATACTCAGAGATTACCACCATACCATTACCATGATCTCATAGAGGGTCCGTTTTTAATGTCATATAATTTACTGCCATGTTTGAGGCGTACCAGGTCCAAGTTTATAGAACAAAAATGGATCATTTATCATCTCTAATTACAATATGATAAATATGCATAGGATTTGAAATGTCTTAAATTGTTGTCATATTCTGGGCGTATCAAACCTAAGTTTAGACGAAAATGAATCATTTATCGTGTTTAATTATATGATAAATATACATGTATTATTTGAGTTTGTGATGTCTTAATTTATGCTGCCATGTTTGGCGTGTATCGGGCCTAAGTTTAAACCAAATTGATTCATTTATCATTTTTAGTAAGAGATTGATTGGGTTTTATTAAGCATTGCATTTATAGTAGGGGTTAACTAAGAGGAAAAAAAACTTTAACCACATGAATGAGCTCAATCGCGTTGTCCTTTTTTTGCAGATCATCATGGTTAACCTCGTGGCGAATCTCGAGATGGGCAACCTTGGTTTGAAAAACGTCTAGAGCATTTCATCTGTTTCTAAAATTTTGTGATTGTATTTTATAAGTACCTATTTTACGACATACAATGGCTTCACATAGGGTTTGTATGATTTTACTAGTACATATTTCCACGTCCACACAATTGTTCCGGAGATGGTTTTAATGTATTAACTTACTGTCATATTTGGCGAGTACCTGATCTAAGTTGAGATCAAAATGATCCATTTATCACCTTTAATTATTGATGGtggagatctctcagttgttaagGCAACAAGGGTCGCTCAGGTCTCTGTACTCGTACACTGGATGCTCCCGAGATGTTTACAAGATTTGCATGCCTATAAATCCAACGTCCCTAAGCTGGAAGAACACCAACACTACTAGGTTGTTCTTTTTGGAGGGGCCGGTCACCGAACTCCAGGACTACATTTCTTGGGGTGGATCGTTCTTGAAAACTAAATGATCTGCGGGAATTCAAGTCAAGAAAATCAGCAGGACAGTATACAAAATTGTGAGACAATTGTACTAATGCCCCTCACCAACTAGTTTACTCTTTGGTTGTTGCCTGCCTATCTTTTGCTAGTCTGGTTACCATACCATAGCATAGATACATGTATGTCTTATCCTTTTCCTCACCTCTCAATGTTGTAAGACCAGTCAGCAACAggagaattttttttcaaaaactcaATGACAATTAGCTATGTCTTCAACAAACATTCAATAAGGATGATGACACATGAAATAAGTAAGATTTCATTGATGATAAAGAGGACGTAAAATGCAACTATGATCGAAAACATGAACCTAATATGATTGAATTAATGATGTCTACAAGTGCAACTTGGCTTAAAAGCGAATTAGTACCATGT is from Triticum aestivum cultivar Chinese Spring chromosome 1B, IWGSC CS RefSeq v2.1, whole genome shotgun sequence and encodes:
- the LOC123129568 gene encoding caffeoylshikimate esterase isoform X2, whose amino-acid sequence is MDVQYHEEYVRNPRGVQLFTCGWLPASSSPKALVFLCHATSNSGGFIDHYYIESLLFFLSSCMYACSFASGYGMECSVFMRACGFKLAAAAYGVFGIDYEGHGKSMGARCYIQKFDHLVADCDRFFKSICDMEEYRSKRRFLYGESMGGAVALLLHRKDTAFWDGAVLVAPMCKISEKVKPHPVVVTLLTQVEELIPTWKIVPTKDVIDSAFKDPVKREKIRRNKLIYQDKPRLKTALELLRTSMDVEDSLSEVRMPFFILHGEADTVTDPEVSRALYDRAASADKTIKLYPGMWHGLTAGEPDDNVELVFADIVAWLDKRSHHRKPERGGRVTSAPSEPARYQRRPVSGSTGMDSPVSMPRRRGGFLCGQCRM
- the LOC123129568 gene encoding caffeoylshikimate esterase isoform X3, with translation MDVQYHEEYVRNPRGVQLFTCGWLPASSSPKALVFLCHGYGMECSVFMRACGFKLAAAAYGVFGIDYEGHGKSMGARCYIQKFDHLVADCDRFFKSICDMEEYRSKRRFLYGESMGGAVALLLHRKDTAFWDGAVLVAPMCKISEKVKPHPVVVTLLTQVEELIPTWKIVPTKDVIDSAFKDPVKREKIRRNKLIYQDKPRLKTALELLRTSMDVEDSLSEVRMPFFILHGEADTVTDPEVSRALYDRAASADKTIKLYPGMWHGLTAGEPDDNVELVFADIVAWLDKRSHHRKPERGGRVTSAPSEPARYQRRPVSGSTGMDSPVSMPRRRGGFLCGQCRM
- the LOC123129568 gene encoding caffeoylshikimate esterase isoform X4, with protein sequence MDVQYHEEYVRNPRGVQLFTCGWLPASSSPKALVFLCHACGFKLAAAAYGVFGIDYEGHGKSMGARCYIQKFDHLVADCDRFFKSICDMEEYRSKRRFLYGESMGGAVALLLHRKDTAFWDGAVLVAPMCKISEKVKPHPVVVTLLTQVEELIPTWKIVPTKDVIDSAFKDPVKREKIRRNKLIYQDKPRLKTALELLRTSMDVEDSLSEVRMPFFILHGEADTVTDPEVSRALYDRAASADKTIKLYPGMWHGLTAGEPDDNVELVFADIVAWLDKRSHHRKPERGGRVTSAPSEPARYQRRPVSGSTGMDSPVSMPRRRGGFLCGQCRM
- the LOC123129568 gene encoding caffeoylshikimate esterase isoform X1, with the protein product MDVQYHEEYVRNPRGVQLFTCGWLPASSSPKALVFLCHVATSNSGGFIDHYYIESLLFFLSSCMYACSFASGYGMECSVFMRACGFKLAAAAYGVFGIDYEGHGKSMGARCYIQKFDHLVADCDRFFKSICDMEEYRSKRRFLYGESMGGAVALLLHRKDTAFWDGAVLVAPMCKISEKVKPHPVVVTLLTQVEELIPTWKIVPTKDVIDSAFKDPVKREKIRRNKLIYQDKPRLKTALELLRTSMDVEDSLSEVRMPFFILHGEADTVTDPEVSRALYDRAASADKTIKLYPGMWHGLTAGEPDDNVELVFADIVAWLDKRSHHRKPERGGRVTSAPSEPARYQRRPVSGSTGMDSPVSMPRRRGGFLCGQCRM
- the LOC123129557 gene encoding UDP-glucuronic acid decarboxylase 2, translating into MASELTYRGGAASPSAGAAGAAGEYSSPKPASSKPLAWLPRAARYAAAEHRPLFALVGMLVAAAIFCLAAPSGSGSGTAAPYSSSGRVSGALTRFSVDPAAHNPGRQFVAGKVPLGLKRKGLRVLVTGGAGFVGSHLVDRLVARGDSVIVVDNLFTGRKENVMHHFGNPNFEMIRHDVVEPILLEVDQIYHLACPASPVHYKYNPVKTIKTNVVGTLNMLGLAKRIGARFLLTSTSEVYGDPLQHPQVETYWGNVNPIGVRSCYDEGKRTAETLTMDYHRGANLEVRIARIFNTYGPRMCIDDGRVVSNFVAQALRKEPLTVYGDGKQTRSFQYVSDLVEGLMRLMEGDHIGPFNLGNPGEFTMLELAKVVQDTIDPNARIEFRENTQDDPHKRKPDITKAKEQLGWEPKIALRDGLPLMVTDFRKRIFGDQDSAATATEGQ